A stretch of DNA from Brachyhypopomus gauderio isolate BG-103 chromosome 7, BGAUD_0.2, whole genome shotgun sequence:
AGGGTGCTACTATCCCACCCTGAAACAGAGCGGCTCGCTGCCATATGGCCTTTAGTCTGAGATAAATACCCAGCTGTAATGCTCCCTTTCCTTTCTGGCACAATTACTGTGTCTTTCGGAGACCTGTATGGTATCATTCGGATGCTAGAATCAGCACAGAGGTATCCTGCACTTCTCATATGCCGTGTAGTATGTGCAGCTACCAAGCAAAAGATTTGACATCAGATGTATGAATGATGCAGATAGGAATTAAATATTCATCTGCATAGCTGGGAATAAGCTGTCCGAATGTAAAATAATGTCCAATGAAAAAAGCTGTTCTTGCACAGTTCATAGCTTATAGAAGTTAGAAAGGAGTATTACAACACGACATTATACTGAGCACATATTGTCTGAATCCAGCACTGTGATATCTATCAAAAGAAATTTGCTGACATCCATGAATAACTAACATTGCTGGATTCAATCAAATGTTAAACTTTCCattattcattcattattcTCCTACAAAATGACCACGGAAAATGTAATTCCAGTCCAGTGAACAAGCCTTCACAATCCTCTCAGCCACCATCAAACTAACTAGCCTGCTCATTCTGAGACACCTTAATTACCTTTATGAGCTTCCTCATGCAAGCAATTGAAGCCAACAGTCTAGCCAAGTTGGGGAAGGTTGCTATTGGAGACACACTGCTAGACACATGAATGCCTCTTGGGCTAGGCTAAGGGACGCCAGCCAGGCCCAGGTGCTCTGTGAGAACCAGGGTGGCAATGGGGAACTAGCCCTTTAGCATAGCTAGCATCAGGGGGGCTGGCTAATAGCACATGGTTCAGCAGGGGGCTTTGTGCTTTACTACACCTGAGTGTCTCATCTCAGTTAATAACAGGAGCACTGACATAATGGCCAGTTTACGTGACCAGTGTTTAAATGTAAACAGAGTTCGATATAAAAACACAGTAGGATGTCGCTAATGCTGCTAATGAGGCTCCTTCCCTTGTCCAGGGCCCAGCTCTGCTTTAGCAGGGGTACGCTATGCTCTGCCAGCACTAAACTCATATGCATAGCTGCCATTCATGCATTTGACTGTGCCGATACTGAAACCGAAGATGCTTTTGCGAGTTTTGTCAGTTAGCATCGGCCAGATTTGTGTCCATCATGAGAGGCCAGAGAAAATAGACTGACAATAATTTTTATAGCTGCTTTTCCCAGTTGTGTTTGAAGGGGCCCCTGACGGTTTGGAGAGCAGAGGTGTGCTGCGTCCCTACAGGGCCGGGGCGCTGCACAAAGCCCTCTCTGTGCCACCCGTCCCCACGCCAAAGACTCTTTTGTCAGGTGAAACTGTCTGGAGGTTTGAGGAACGTCCGGGTGTGACAGCAGGGCTACACTTAGCTGTCAACCAAACAAAGGTGACCAGAGTGGTTGTGGGCACCATCAAAATTTCAAAATTCTCCAGAGACTAATTTGAATGTGGGTGATTTCCAACAAGAGTATTCTCATAGAATGAACTTATTTAAAATCGGTCTCTTTTTCACATGGTGCAGTGTTGGGTTCAGGACGTCTTGTACTCATTGACTGGATTACTCACTTAGAATTTCaattcattttctttttgatttcATAACTGGACTTGAAAGACCAAgagcttcatcttcatcttaTCATCATGTTTCACATGAGGAGAGACCACTGTATAGAATTTATGCACTTTTACTTCATCTTATcttaaacataaataaattacttcATGCTATTATAAGGTACCAGTGGAGGTAGCAAGGTACATTTCTGGTGTACGATCTCAACAATACCTACATGTTTTTACCATGTTTATGTCACACCTGAAAGCACCCATTGAAATATTGCAACCACAGAAAGCTTAAAGATCAAGGTGAATACAGGCCCTCTCTCTCATAGACGTAGCCTACCTAAATAAATTGAGGGCTTTGTTAGATACCAGCCAAACACCTGTTCCACAAACTCCCTTATTCCCACTGACCTCGAACGGTATGGGATGTTACACATTAGCAGGTTTGCAAACACAAAGACCAACATGCCTCTTACCTTAAGCTTTCAAGTCCAATGTCTACTATTTATCAAAAACAaatagtgtgtgagtgtgacccTAAGTGAAAGCAGGCGTGCACGGGCAGGTGGGACAGCGTGGAGGACACTCACTGCTTGAGCCGTACCTTTTCGTTAAAACAGCCCTTATAGTGGCAACAGCCCCTCAATAGGCTTTCACCGTGGCTCTCATTTCCACTTCAAACGTCCAGGGAAAGGGATCCTACCCGTGGGGTAGTGGGTAATGAGCACTGGTCCTTTCTTCCTTTCCTCTGTTCCCCTGGCTTTCTTTGAAAGAGGAGGGGAAAGTCCCTGGTGCTTTAATGATCCTCCTTTAACCAGACGCACGGCCTCTCGTCCAAGCTACCGGACAATTACAACACTATTCTATCTTGTCCTGTTCTCATGCTCACTTACAAGGCCATTAACGTTCACTTTATATTGTGCTGCCACTGCAGAAAAAGGGGGATTCTTTGAGCAGAGCTCCCCCTAAAATAGAACTGCGACCCTTAAACCTGGAGGTGTACAATGGAGCCATTATGTTCTGTTTTTCGGACGGACGGGATATTGAAGTCTGTTGCTGTATAAATTAAGCACTCGGTGGGCAGGAAGGCAGCGGCGTCGTGTGGCCGCTTCAACCTAAAGCGTTGGCCACATACGCCCTGTCGCGCTCTGCACGACAAATATCTCGCTGTGGGTTTAGGAGGCGGCTCCTTTGGAGCGTTGACTGGCGAGAGCGCTCACGTTGGAAAACTCGGCCTTCTGGCTGAGTGGTGGGGGTCGTCTCCCTCTGTGTTTGTTGCAACAGGTGGTACAGAGGTGGGTTCAATCTCTAGGATACCATGAATATTTTACTGTCTTCCCTGCTTAAACTCACCAAGGGCCTCATAATCAGCTGAAGAGTGTGTAATGACAGAAAACATATTAGTGAGAGTCACTTCATCAGGGTCCATATTTAACCACTTTGCTTTTAATTAGCTCTTGTAAAATATGTACACGAACATGTTGCAGTTTGAAATAAACAGACCAAGGGATATTACTTCTGGGATAAATATGTTAATCTTACCTTCTACATGTCATAGCATATCTTTTAAAGCCTGTTTATGATTATATTAAATTAAATGTACAGTATGCAGAATGTTATGTTTTGATAAATGCAGTAATCACTAATAGTAGGTAGACAGAAATATAAGCAGATGGAAAAAGGCATGTGaggaaacaaacaataaacacaTGTAACCGGGTTACTTTGTGATGTCATAATGCTATAAGCCAAGACTATTTCCATGCGTGTGAGCGAATATTCCTATGCAATAATATTTCTGTATTTATAACGGTTTGGTGGTGTTTGCCTTAAAAGTTACAGTTGCATTAATTGCACAACTCCGTACAAAGCAGGTCCAAACGTCCTGTTATTTAGGCCATGTACAGTTTCATCTGAGGACATGCCTTGAAACTGTTACTGTGCTgttgtatttttaaaatgtgattttaCAGATCATGCTAGCTTTCATGCAAATAAACATTTCAGTATGTTCATTTGTGACAAATACACTTTAGCATCTGCCAGATTTAGCCTACCCTTCTACACATACATGTGTATGCGCAATAGAACTGACAGGCATGGACAGTCTCCTCCTTGTAAACTGTTTCTGATTGGTTACTATACCTGGCCCATGTTAAAATGCTTAGTTGCTCATTACTAAGTTCTGAGTAACCCCTTTCATGGTAACTAGCAAGTTTAGCCAAGGTTCCCTTAAAACCATTAACAAAAACAGCGTTTTAATCACTAGTATAACCACTATCTGTTTTCACCCAGGCACCCAGTGCTCATGTATTTTGTTGGTGTATAATTTGAAAGCAGAATGCAGCCAATAATTAATTGAACTTTATAAAAACTGGTAGATATATTTTATGCACCACAGAATTCCAGCTACAGTggccaaaacaaacaaagctgTTTTTGAACAAATTTAACAGTGGGTTCTGATCCAAAGTACAAGCACTGCCAAGTTGTGGACCACGTTGGTACAAGCAGCCGCAAAACATCCAGAACCCGAGAATGCACAGCACAGACAGATAGAATAAATATTGACATTTCTGACCTACAGCTCATCAGGACGGTATTCTGCTGAAGATTGGAGTGTATAATTAGGCAGTTTACTGGACACACGCTAATGCTAATCTTGCACTAAATTAAACTGTCAATGGGGATTTAACCTGAGCTTAATACAGCATAATGACGGTGTAGCCATTAGATGTGTAATGGCTGTATTGCTGTAATAAATTTGCATCAGTACCCAAAGCTGACTGCAGTGCTGACTGCTGCATGTCTGTTTAACCTCCTTCCACACCGGCCCATGGAAATCTGAGTTTTAACCCATGCAGTTATTCTGAAGGTCGGTTGTAAAGCAGCAGGGAAATCAAAACACACCTTAACAAGCAATGGGAATTAAGGACACTCGGAAATGCCCTGACCACACCACTGTCGAGTCTATGGTGACCAGCGCTGTGATCAGCTGACGTCAGCCTTGTGAAACATGGATagaattaaaataaaaagtgGCCCTTGGAATAACAGTTGATGTCACATAGGAAAGTGTGACGATGCCTGTGCCTGCTAGAGATGGAGACGAAGTCAGTAGCACATTCCAAAGCAATGACTGCATTTCACTGTTATGAATAATACCAAAGTTCAAAATGCAACATCACAACCCCTGGTATTGTATgagctttttttttcattttggcATTTTATGATGTTGACTTAATAAGGGATAAAAAAGTGTGGGTAATGAAATGAAAATTGTGTAAAATACATACAGCAATACAATACAAGATTTTCTTTCAGTAGATTGTTAAAATGTGTTATTAAAATGGTGGGTTGTTCACTTGGAATTCAGGATAATTCAGAAACTACTTTCTACCACACAAGAAATATGATCTTTCTGTTTAGATTCAGTGTGGTTTTGTGCTACATGCATGCTCATACTCCCTGTCTCTCTAGCAATGCCAAAATCCATTTCCTCTAGAAGTGCTAACAAAATAAGAATTTTGAGAAAACAGTCAAAACTCAGTTCCGCTTGGGGTAGGAGAGTGTGCAGAGACCCTCTTCATACATAACTTTAACAAATTTACTGCATGCCATTTTTCCCTGAAAAATATGTGCcaataaataaagttttacAAGGACCTTGTGAAAAATATAGTTTTATTATTCCTCTGTCCAAAAAAATTATGAATCTGCCATACTCTCAAATCCCTTAAATCCAGTACTTCTTTGTATCTGTTCTTATGTACAATACAGTACATTCAGTGAAAAGCATCAGACCTACGACATTTAAATACCcttaataaataaacattagAGCTTGTTGGGGGATTATACATAAATGTCTGCGTTTTACACTTGCATGAACCTAAGTGCCACAGAACGCTGTGCTATAGTCCTTCCCTTTAAGGgaacgtgtgtgcgtgtgtcccgTCTGAGTCCTGACAAGTGGGGCCGCTGACAGGTGTAGCTCTAGCAATTTCATGTCCTGCGGTCCCACCCTAGCTTCCCGCCGGAGACGTCCGTTTGGTCGCAGAGAGACCATGACAGACACCCCAAAAActcaacccctcccccacacccctccacattACATGTGGGTGCAGTCAGACACACGTGGGGCTGTCTGTGTATGGGTCTGGTTTGTAGTGGTAGTGGCAGCCGACCCCGGGGCAGGGCTTACGGGTGTGCCGCATGGACAGCTTCCTGGCGCACAAGCCCTGCCATGTCTGGAGGGTCTTGGAGCTCCAAACCCAGACACCGCTGGTGATGCCCACCACCAGGGACATGAAGATCTTTAGCATGAACACAGCCACATTGGGGACGGAGGAGTCCAGGGAGCAGCCCTCTGTCCTGGAGGCAGAGAACGAGATGCACTTGGTCTTCAGGGCTTGGATCTTCCAGTAGTCCATGTTGAGCCTCTCATAGACGTAACAGATGATCACGCAGGTGGCGGGCACCGTATAAAGGATGGAGAAGACCCCGATCTTGACCATTAGCTTCTCCAGCTTTTCTGTGTTCGTGCCCCCTGTTTTCATGATCTTGCGGATGTGGAACAAGGCCACGAAGCCGGTCAAGATGAACGAGGTGCCCACCACCAGGTAAcaggagagggggatgagaaCAAAGCCAGTGAGGGCGCCGTTGTCCATGCTGCCCACGTAGCACAGTCCGGTCAGCTCGTCCCCCGCCACCTTGCGCATGGTGAGGATGAATATGGTCTTCATAGCAGGGATGCCCCAGGCGACCATGTGGAAGTAGCTTCCGTGCGCCTCGATGGCCTCATGGCCCCACTTCCTGCCCGCTGCGAGGAACCAGGTCAGTGTGAGAATCACCCACCAGATGGAGCTGGCCATGCCGAAGTAATACAGGATGAGGAAGACGATGGTGCAGCCCGTGCTCTCCAAGCCCTCTTGTATGACGTACAGCTGCCCGTTCTCTCGGTCACAGGCGATGTTCTCCGCGCCGGCCACGGAGCGGATGATGAAGGCCACGGAATACACGTTGTAGCACATGGAGAGGAAGATGATGGGTCTCTCGGGGTACTGGAAGCGCTGGGGGTCCAGGAGGAAGGTGAGCACGGTGAAGGCTGTAGATATGAAGCACAGGGCAGACCACACGGCCATCCAGATGAACGCAAAGTCCTTGTCTTGGCGGGACCAGAACACGTCCACCATGGGGGAACATCTGGGTGCGCACGACTCGCTCTTCTCCACATACTGGAACTTCTCCTGGTTCTCGCACGTCCCCGAGCTGCCACCCAACCTCCCGCTCCCACCGCCAGGCTGCTTGGGCCGGGCAGGCACCGGCAACATGCCCTCCCCTTTCTTCGTCACGGGCACGGTGTCGTTCTCCGGAGCCTCGATGCACAGCGCGTTAGGATCGTTGTTAGTGGGCAGCTTGGAACAGTCCAAGGAGTCTGGCCACCCGAAACCGAACTTCTCCATGATGGGAAAGCACCTGAGCCGTGCCTGCTCGCACATAGCACGGCATGCTGGGATAGTCGTGGACACCTGGTCCGTGCACATGGGTACGTAGAGAGAGCACAGGAAAAACCGGAGGTGCACATCACAGCCGTAGTTCACCAAGGGGACAAATTCTTTCAGCTTGGTGCTGGCCTCCTCCTGGCTTTCATATTTCATGAAGTTGGGCATTCGCGTCATGTTGTACCCGATGCCTTGGCACATGGGTATAGTGATGGGCTCGCATTTCACCGGCCtgccacgctcaatatcataaGCTCCAATCTCCAGCGATGATCCAACAGTAATCAGCTGGCACCACAGCAATATCACAGTCTTCACGTGAAAGGCCATAGTAATGACACTGAATTAAAGCATCCCACAGCGACCATTAGAAGACAAAGTATTTTTTAAAAGTCCTCCACATAATTAAAGACATCAGTAGATCTTTCTATCCATGCGTATTAGGCAAATACGTTTTTTTCATAGTCTGTCAGGTTTATAACAAAGGTCCTTTTTCAAAGATGAAATTAAGTCGCAGAGATATCAATCATATTTTAGCACAACATCCACCATGTGCGTCATTTAATCCACGGATCTACAAGTCTCCAAGGCGCGACGTGTACACCAAGATATCTCACTATTGTTTCACTGTTAACTGTTTACAACGGCGAGCACTCAGTGCGTTGAACGTCATACCGAAAACAATACCGGTAACACGCATATCAAACTCCACCGTCTTTCAGATCAAATGTTCTGCTTTTTAAATTGCTTTATCCGTTACAACTGCAGCGTCTCTGAAGTACCGTGCGTCCCACGGCGGGTCAGTGTACATTATCCATGCGTGGAAACTCTCGCAGTGGAGCGCGTGGCCAGACTGAACTTTCTCTTCCCCGTGGCCGTATCCACACACGCGGGGCGGGAGGTACCGGAGCGGCAAGCTCCTCCCTGGGCGCAGCGCTCATCCAAAATATTCTAGGCATACAGTCACTTTCTCTTCATGGCCAAGGATTGTCAGGGAATTAATTTAGGAGCCAAATAATATGCAAAACGGAGTTGGAAATAACTAGATGGTGCAATAATCCGCGCCGAGTTTGAAATGTTTGACGACCCGACTGTCCTCTATAATTCGATTTGAACTGTTTCTATTTAAATACGATTCTAACTAATAGTGGATTGATCAGCCGAGCTGGGTCTGTTATGAACGCGTAGTCCTTCAATACAATCTTAATAATGACAATAATCAAAGCGACATCAAtcaacattattattttatgtttttaagttaatttgatttatttagatttttatattctttgttgaaTTATTGACACATTTCAGGTCTCACtgcttaaaaatgtttttttatgctGGCGTGTCTTGCCTTGTcaaatttaaaaaatgataCCTGATGATACCTGATACCTGATTATTAATTTTCATGAAACCAAATAGCCTACTGCAACCTCTGTTATCCAACAGTGTTTCAAAGAACTTATGTAATTTGGTAATGCTGGACCGTCTAAGAATGCTCAGGTGTCCATAAAAGCACTTCAGGGCAGTGAGGTCTGTTGTTCCCATCTAGTGGTCAGAACCAAAGCAGTGTTGTTGCTGTGGCAGCCTACTGGAAGATAAAAAatcgtttgtgttttttttttttttatctggtcATGCAATAGCTACTGCACTGAGTGGTGTCCTGAAGACCAGGGGCAGAAGAGGGTCGTCTCGGGTGTCTCAGAGCTTCTCCATCTGCTGCGTCTTCTTTTGTGCAGGGGCACCGATGTCATTTCCATATGAATCCCCGTCTCATCCCCAACACAACTCTGAAGGTTCGTCCACAGGGCTGTGGGAGAATCTCTTTAACCCCCATTTAGTAGCTGCTGGCACTGGCCCAGTCGGGGTCGGAGGTGAGCGGCAACACCGCCCGTCCCGTAGCCCCGAACCACTTGTGCTGGATCCTCATTAAGCCGAACCTGCAGATAGGCAACAGGCTCGCATTcttacaaacaaaaaaaaacaaacaggtgAGGATCGATTCTCACATTTTTCTGCTGTCTTTTCTCCCATTGACCGGTGTATTTCCTGATCATTCTtccgtgtttgtgttttggctGAGAAGTGTTTGAGAAAGGCTCCCCAAGCCCACTACCACAAGTATCCGCTGTGAAAGGCCCTATTCTTCGCGCTCTGTGAATGGAGCACAAATAAAGGCAGGGAAACCGCATCTACAAGGGCGATCAGTCAGAGTTACAGGTCCTGAGAGCCTCGCCGCTGACCCACTGCACTCTCTTCCCGGACCTTCTCCGCCGTGGCAGGGGGCGCAAGATGGAGCTGGAGGATTACAATAAACCTCGATGCGTCTTTCAGGCCTGACGTGGTCGTGCATGCACATAGCATGAACTTACAAGGCAAATAGGGTTTATTCAGCGGGCTGAGAGGCCCGAGGCCGGGGACAGCCGCTCATCACCCCGGCAGCACACGGCAGTACCCAGCCCAGAGCTGTGATCGCCACACACAGCGCCAAGGAAAACAAACGCTGTATGAATATAAATGGCAGGGGCCGTTGAGCTCAATTTGCTCCATTTAAAGTCTCGTACAACTGGACGCTCcataaaaaacatttaaaaagtgaACTTAGCACAACATTCGCGCCATCAGCCTTCAGAATGAAGCATTAATGCCTCATTTGGAGTCAATGGTTTTGGCGATTTAAAGGTGAATTATACCCtccgtgtatttttcttttcatGTGTTCAGGAGACCAAAGGCATTTTCCAAACTACAGAAATTTTGAATGTTTTTAAATCTCTAACTTTCACCAGTAATGAAAAATTAACCACTGAAGGagagaaaaatgagaaaagacAGAGTTTCCCGTCGAGGTTGGATCCGTGACTTGACCACAGCTCTCTGGACAGACTGCCCAGAGTGGCCATCAGTGGTGGGGAGACGCACACAGGAGCAGGCCAGCTTCTATTGAATTGTGATGATGCCTTGCAGTCTTTAAAGACCTCGTATTCCCATGATCACtgcccccttcacacacacacacaaacacacacacacacacacacactgcgcgGGAGCCATAGTCCCGCATTCCCACGGCCCGTGCACTCAGATGGGACGACGGCCCAGTCCGTGAGTACATGCCGGTCATCCTTTCATTAGGTTTCAGCAGACGGGTACTCTCTCAGATTAACAGACGGAGAGTGCTGGCTGATGGGGTCATCCGTGTACGAGGGCCATGCATACTTGACGGAAAATTTCGGGTATGGCAAGTGGGGATCAATTTTCAACTTTATTTTAGAGACGAGCCGCGTGGGCTCCTCAAACGGACGGCTCGTGTGCGACGAACATTTCCAACCCCGCTTTAAACCCAACACGAGTAGAAATGCAAATACCGGCTAATTTAGTCAACGGGATGTGAAATAAGGAGTCAGCTAGTGCCAGCACACAACGGAGTCTCttgaatgtctgtgtgtattgtgAAGCATCAGACAACAACAGAGTGAACGTAACAGCTGGTATTTGTTTTCAAATGGTGCGATACACATAAAAAGCACGAACCTGTAACCAGGTCACCTGCACTCCAAAAACACCACGCTGTCGGCTAGAGGATGAAGGAGACCAGCCGTTATTGGCTGATCAAAATAAATCAGCGAGTCCGACATCCCCGCACCCCTCtcctggctccgcccaccacgGCATTGGATTGCCAGTCAGTTATGAGGACACAACGCCTCCTATTAATACGGCACACATGGCTTGAGGAATCAGGTGGTGTCTGGCGTAGCCGGAGCTCCTCAAAGGGGTCGTGGGGTGAGCGTAGATCCATGACACGGCTGAGCGCCTGGAAGCGGCCCGCCAAAACCACGCAGAACCATCACCCTGCGACCTTCTGCTCCAGCCCAATGGGAGGAGCAACAGCAGTGGCTGGGGAAGGTTAAGCCAATCAGTGACCTGCCCTGAATCTGGGGGCAAAAGTGCTCTGACAAGGTTATTATACACATACAGTCTTAAGTCTTGTGTAAACTGAAGCAAACCACCATTACATACCAGCAGGAAGTCTGTatggcttttttatttatttaaatttgacataacattaaaaaacaaacagtgCATTCCATATTATGAGAAAAAGCTACAATTTGTTATTTATCATCCGTTTTAAATATGGGCAAAAATTAATTTGGGCACATTTTCAGATTGTTATTAAAGGTAATTTATGCAATTTAGCTTTTGCCTGGTATAAATGATAGCACTTTAGGTAGTGACTCTTCTCAGGGCCAGCCATGAAGGCCGTCCTTGCCCCCTATGGTCACTCAACACAACGCTTACTTAATGTCCTTTACTGCTTTGCTCTTTCCTCGGGTTTACGATGATCTCCTCAAGCACTCATGCTGACAAAAGCAACCTTGCAAGATCAACAATCTAATCAGGACTACAAGTTAAAAGCTTTCTTCTACCTGCACTAATAAAGCAGTTACTCACTTACAAACATATGAAGCCAACTCCAAAAACATCAGttgttctgtgtataaaaaaaatactgTAATCTCTTAACTGTAGAATTAAAATGTTTACAAATACCCTTCA
This window harbors:
- the LOC143518516 gene encoding frizzled-9-like, whose translation is MAFHVKTVILLWCQLITVGSSLEIGAYDIERGRPVKCEPITIPMCQGIGYNMTRMPNFMKYESQEEASTKLKEFVPLVNYGCDVHLRFFLCSLYVPMCTDQVSTTIPACRAMCEQARLRCFPIMEKFGFGWPDSLDCSKLPTNNDPNALCIEAPENDTVPVTKKGEGMLPVPARPKQPGGGSGRLGGSSGTCENQEKFQYVEKSESCAPRCSPMVDVFWSRQDKDFAFIWMAVWSALCFISTAFTVLTFLLDPQRFQYPERPIIFLSMCYNVYSVAFIIRSVAGAENIACDRENGQLYVIQEGLESTGCTIVFLILYYFGMASSIWWVILTLTWFLAAGRKWGHEAIEAHGSYFHMVAWGIPAMKTIFILTMRKVAGDELTGLCYVGSMDNGALTGFVLIPLSCYLVVGTSFILTGFVALFHIRKIMKTGGTNTEKLEKLMVKIGVFSILYTVPATCVIICYVYERLNMDYWKIQALKTKCISFSASRTEGCSLDSSVPNVAVFMLKIFMSLVVGITSGVWVWSSKTLQTWQGLCARKLSMRHTRKPCPGVGCHYHYKPDPYTDSPTCV